One genomic segment of Kiritimatiella glycovorans includes these proteins:
- a CDS encoding sulfatase, with protein MERLADRGMVFTDAYAASPLCSPTRASILTGQTPARHGITAPTAHTKQEVPALRPAVQASAPPGKKALGIQSAGPLDTRLPTLGKLLRDSGWATGHFGKWHLGHPPFAPMDHGFEIDIPRHPGPGPGGSFLAPWRYAHYDSGSPGEHIEDRMASEAAAWLREQSAAERPFYLQFWQFSVHAPFDAKPELKEKYAGRVDPDEDIDSGQDSPTYAAMVETLDDAVGTLLDTLDETGEAEHTIIVFFSDNGGNEYNMIFERDENGEGFLARPTDNRPLRGGKATIFEGGIRVPAIVVWPGVVEPGSRTDARIQSTDLYPSFLNALGVDLPEGHPVDGIDIRPALEGGELERPGGMITYFPHDPGVPEWMPPSVAVHHGDWKLIRVFHDGEAGAHRYLLYNLAEDIGETENLAAEHPEKVAELDALITAHLRETGAVVPPPNPRFNPAAYRPEEFGVQKQDVPRLASFTMTAADRAEAETLFAAAYAGQPTNANPAVAPVEIEGWRTPRPVKLSLDDGGALALESLGGDPWVMTRFEPISGEGLTLRFSIRSENLGGVLVFSAGPQEVFRAGSFEAVRLDAAGKWETFEVPLDAGPIGSLRIDPPGAMGASALRNIELIDGDGNVLRSWFSDRNI; from the coding sequence ATCGAGCGCCTCGCCGATCGCGGGATGGTCTTCACCGACGCCTACGCGGCCAGCCCGTTGTGCTCGCCGACGCGGGCCAGCATTCTCACCGGGCAGACCCCGGCAAGGCATGGCATCACCGCGCCGACCGCGCACACCAAGCAGGAGGTGCCCGCGCTGCGTCCCGCAGTTCAGGCGAGCGCCCCGCCGGGCAAAAAGGCTCTTGGCATCCAATCGGCGGGCCCGCTCGACACCCGCCTGCCCACCCTTGGCAAGCTGCTGCGCGACAGCGGCTGGGCGACCGGCCATTTCGGCAAGTGGCATCTGGGGCACCCCCCGTTCGCGCCGATGGACCACGGCTTCGAGATCGATATCCCGCGGCACCCCGGCCCCGGTCCGGGCGGCAGCTTTCTCGCCCCGTGGCGATACGCGCATTACGACAGCGGCAGCCCCGGCGAGCACATCGAAGACCGGATGGCCTCCGAGGCGGCGGCTTGGCTTCGCGAACAGAGCGCGGCCGAGCGGCCGTTCTACCTGCAGTTCTGGCAGTTCTCGGTGCATGCCCCGTTCGACGCCAAGCCTGAGCTGAAGGAAAAGTATGCCGGGCGCGTCGATCCGGACGAAGATATCGACAGCGGCCAGGATTCGCCCACCTACGCGGCGATGGTCGAGACCCTCGACGATGCCGTCGGAACCCTTCTGGATACCCTCGACGAAACGGGCGAGGCGGAGCATACGATCATCGTGTTTTTCTCCGATAACGGCGGCAACGAATACAACATGATCTTCGAGCGGGATGAGAACGGCGAAGGCTTCCTCGCCCGCCCGACCGACAACCGGCCGCTGCGCGGGGGCAAGGCCACCATCTTCGAAGGCGGCATCCGGGTGCCGGCCATCGTGGTCTGGCCCGGGGTGGTCGAGCCGGGCAGTCGGACCGACGCGCGAATCCAAAGCACCGACCTCTATCCGAGCTTCCTCAACGCCCTCGGGGTGGATTTGCCGGAGGGCCATCCCGTAGACGGCATCGACATCCGGCCCGCGCTGGAAGGCGGCGAGCTGGAGCGGCCCGGCGGCATGATCACCTATTTCCCCCACGATCCGGGGGTGCCCGAGTGGATGCCGCCCTCGGTGGCGGTGCATCACGGCGATTGGAAATTGATCCGCGTCTTCCACGACGGGGAGGCCGGCGCCCACCGCTACCTGCTCTACAACCTCGCCGAAGACATCGGGGAGACCGAAAACCTGGCCGCAGAGCATCCCGAAAAAGTGGCGGAACTGGATGCCCTGATCACCGCCCACCTGCGCGAAACCGGAGCGGTCGTGCCCCCGCCCAATCCGCGCTTCAATCCGGCCGCCTACCGTCCGGAAGAATTCGGGGTCCAAAAGCAGGACGTGCCGAGGCTGGCCTCCTTCACCATGACCGCCGCCGATCGCGCCGAGGCCGAGACCCTCTTCGCGGCGGCCTATGCCGGGCAACCGACGAATGCAAACCCCGCTGTGGCCCCGGTCGAGATCGAGGGCTGGCGCACGCCGCGACCGGTCAAACTGTCGCTGGACGATGGCGGTGCGCTCGCGCTCGAATCGCTGGGCGGGGATCCCTGGGTGATGACCCGCTTCGAACCGATCTCAGGCGAGGGACTCACCCTTCGGTTCTCGATCCGCTCGGAAAACCTCGGTGGCGTTCTCGTCTTCTCCGCCGGGCCGCAGGAAGTGTTCCGGGCGGGCAGCTTCGAGGCCGTCCGTTTGGATGCTGCCGGGAAGTGGGAGACCTTCGAGGTGCCGCTGGACGCCGGTCCGATCGGATCGCTGCGGATCGATCCTCCGGGTGCGATGGGCGCAAGCGCCCTCCGCAACATCGAGCTGATCGACGGCGACGGGAACGTCCTCCGTTCCTGGTTCTCGGACCGGAACATTTGA
- a CDS encoding transposase — MVRPHRFYLPGHTWHLTHRCHKREFLFRFARDRRRWMHWLFEAKKRYGLQVLNYVVTSNHIHLLVHGSGNRMAIPRAMQLMAGRVAQEYNARKHRQGAFWEDRYHATAVENGTHLRRCMTYIDLNMVRAGVVRHPSEWSFGGYHELERRPKRYGRIDRSLLVQLAGLSNQEELSAWRRERVDAAIRERGSLLSREYYWSEKLALGSPAYIARVKREFGIDVDACRIEEAEECATLREARGAYDIFSDDGIEALSAGNRLRWDVSPSQ, encoded by the coding sequence ATGGTCCGCCCCCACCGCTTCTACCTTCCCGGTCACACCTGGCACCTGACGCACCGGTGTCACAAGCGCGAATTTCTGTTTCGTTTCGCGAGAGACCGACGGCGTTGGATGCACTGGTTGTTTGAGGCGAAAAAACGATATGGGCTTCAGGTGCTCAATTACGTGGTGACGTCAAATCACATCCATCTTCTGGTACACGGTTCCGGCAACCGGATGGCCATTCCCCGCGCGATGCAGCTTATGGCGGGCCGTGTGGCGCAGGAATATAACGCGCGTAAGCATCGCCAGGGAGCATTCTGGGAAGACCGCTATCACGCGACGGCCGTGGAAAATGGCACCCACTTGAGGCGCTGTATGACCTATATCGACCTGAATATGGTTCGGGCCGGAGTGGTCAGGCATCCCTCGGAATGGTCCTTTGGCGGGTACCATGAGCTTGAGCGCAGACCGAAGAGATACGGGCGAATTGACCGAAGCCTGCTGGTGCAACTGGCGGGGTTATCTAATCAAGAGGAACTGAGCGCCTGGCGAAGGGAGCGTGTGGATGCGGCAATCCGCGAACGAGGTTCGTTGCTGAGCCGTGAGTATTATTGGAGCGAAAAACTGGCGCTCGGAAGCCCTGCGTACATTGCGCGGGTAAAACGGGAGTTCGGGATCGATGTGGACGCCTGTCGTATAGAAGAGGCCGAGGAATGTGCGACGCTTCGTGAGGCGCGAGGAGCTTACGACATCTTTTCCGACGATGGAATTGAGGCCCTAAGCGCAGGAAACCGATTGAGGTGGGATGTAAGTCCTTCACAATGA
- the istA gene encoding IS21 family transposase produces MEEYERTGNVSKAALRADLDRKTAQKYLRCGKLPSEMPVERRWRTREDPFAEDWEECRLMFEGCPELEAKTVFEWLCRERAGKYQEGQLRTFQRRVREWRALSGPEQEVYFAQEHRPGVRMSTDFTHMDRLGITIAGEPFDHQLCHNVLTYSNWEWASICHSESLVALRTGIQNALTRLGRVPAEHWMDHSSAATHRPAEASGEPRAYNRAYLELMDHFEMVPRLIQVDSPHENGDVESLNGALKRRIEQ; encoded by the coding sequence ATGGAAGAATACGAAAGGACAGGGAACGTGTCCAAGGCTGCGTTGCGGGCCGATCTGGACCGTAAGACGGCGCAGAAGTACCTGAGGTGCGGGAAACTGCCCTCAGAGATGCCGGTTGAGCGCAGGTGGCGTACCCGGGAGGACCCGTTCGCGGAGGACTGGGAAGAGTGCCGACTGATGTTCGAGGGCTGCCCGGAGCTGGAGGCCAAGACGGTGTTCGAGTGGCTGTGCCGGGAGCGGGCGGGTAAGTATCAGGAGGGTCAACTGCGGACGTTTCAGCGGCGGGTACGTGAATGGCGAGCGCTTTCGGGGCCCGAGCAGGAGGTGTACTTCGCGCAGGAGCACCGGCCGGGCGTGCGGATGTCCACAGACTTCACGCACATGGACCGGCTGGGGATCACGATCGCCGGGGAACCGTTCGACCACCAGTTGTGTCACAACGTGCTGACCTACTCGAACTGGGAATGGGCCAGCATCTGCCATAGCGAAAGCCTGGTGGCGCTGCGTACGGGGATTCAGAACGCGCTGACGCGGCTGGGCCGTGTGCCGGCGGAGCACTGGATGGATCATTCGAGCGCAGCGACCCACCGGCCGGCGGAGGCCAGCGGAGAACCGCGGGCGTACAACCGCGCCTACCTGGAGCTGATGGATCACTTCGAGATGGTTCCCCGTCTGATCCAAGTGGACAGTCCCCATGAGAACGGGGATGTGGAGTCGCTGAACGGCGCCCTGAAGCGTCGGATCGAGCAATAG
- a CDS encoding helix-turn-helix transcriptional regulator: MSSLGKCNCRCARAAEFSPEAYARQAFGIVGGEEPIRVRLLFEPKLAVYITERQWHPTQEFRTRRDGRVEMRLETTGRKELVRWVLSWMPDVKVLAPKSLRARIAEKLRDGLRAQQ, translated from the coding sequence TTGTCGTCACTGGGGAAGTGTAATTGTCGCTGCGCACGGGCGGCCGAGTTCAGCCCCGAGGCATACGCCCGGCAGGCGTTCGGCATCGTGGGCGGCGAGGAGCCGATCAGGGTCCGGCTGCTGTTCGAGCCGAAACTGGCCGTGTACATCACCGAACGGCAGTGGCACCCCACCCAGGAGTTCCGAACGCGCCGGGACGGCCGTGTCGAGATGCGGCTGGAGACGACAGGACGCAAGGAACTGGTACGCTGGGTCCTGTCCTGGATGCCCGACGTGAAAGTGCTCGCCCCGAAGAGCCTGCGGGCTCGGATCGCGGAAAAGCTTCGGGATGGACTACGAGCACAGCAATGA
- a CDS encoding IS3 family transposase, which translates to MRRVGDRSVRKALVDPSDAQLSLRRQCALLGVNRNRLTPPEPRATITDLRIMRMLDELHLRFPTFGTRGLRRLLKREQGLNVGRKRLRRLMRLAHISALRPRPRTSAPGKGHRIYPYLLRGVDVTRPNQVWCADITYIPMPRGYCYLVAVMDWYSRKVLGWELSTTMDTAFCLRAFRSAVATAGRAPEIMNTDQGSQFTSTDWIREMKQHEGLKISMDGTGRWVDNVFIERLWWSLKYEDVYLKSYETPRETGRGAGAWLERYNAERPHSSIGDRTPDEAYFGMETESKCRAA; encoded by the coding sequence ATGCGTCGAGTTGGGGATCGATCCGTGAGGAAGGCTCTGGTGGATCCTTCTGATGCTCAACTCTCGCTGCGGCGCCAATGTGCTCTGCTGGGCGTCAACCGGAACCGGTTGACGCCGCCGGAGCCCAGGGCGACGATCACGGACTTACGGATTATGAGGATGCTCGACGAACTTCATCTGCGTTTCCCGACGTTCGGGACGCGGGGGCTGCGCCGATTACTCAAGCGCGAACAGGGGCTGAACGTGGGGCGAAAGCGGCTTCGCCGGCTGATGAGGCTCGCGCATATCTCGGCTCTCCGCCCGCGGCCGCGGACCAGCGCACCGGGCAAGGGGCATCGCATCTATCCGTATTTGCTGCGTGGAGTGGATGTTACGCGGCCGAATCAGGTCTGGTGCGCCGATATCACCTATATCCCGATGCCGCGAGGGTATTGCTACCTGGTGGCCGTCATGGACTGGTACAGCCGGAAAGTGCTCGGGTGGGAACTGAGCACCACGATGGATACCGCGTTCTGCCTGCGGGCCTTTCGATCGGCGGTGGCCACGGCCGGGCGGGCGCCGGAGATCATGAATACCGATCAAGGCTCGCAGTTCACGTCGACGGATTGGATCAGGGAGATGAAACAGCACGAGGGCTTAAAAATCAGCATGGATGGGACGGGCCGCTGGGTGGACAATGTGTTCATCGAGCGGCTGTGGTGGAGTCTGAAATATGAAGACGTTTACCTGAAAAGCTATGAAACGCCCCGGGAAACCGGGCGCGGCGCGGGGGCGTGGCTGGAGCGCTACAATGCCGAACGTCCGCACTCATCGATCGGGGATCGAACGCCCGATGAGGCGTACTTCGGGATGGAGACGGAGTCAAAATGCAGAGCGGCATGA
- a CDS encoding transposase has product MKKPRRNHSAQFKARIAMEALRGIKTVAEIAAENNVHPTMVTRWKTELTEGAADLFERKNAPDLEKRGLEKNCERLERKVGQLVIEKEWMEKNASSWGSIREEGSGGSF; this is encoded by the coding sequence ATGAAGAAGCCGAGACGAAATCACAGCGCGCAGTTCAAGGCGCGTATCGCGATGGAGGCGTTGCGCGGCATCAAGACCGTGGCGGAGATCGCGGCGGAAAACAACGTGCATCCGACCATGGTGACTCGATGGAAGACGGAGCTCACAGAGGGCGCAGCCGATCTCTTTGAGCGCAAGAACGCGCCGGACCTAGAAAAGCGCGGGCTGGAAAAGAACTGCGAGCGGCTGGAGCGAAAAGTAGGTCAGCTGGTGATTGAGAAGGAGTGGATGGAAAAAAATGCGTCGAGTTGGGGATCGATCCGTGAGGAAGGCTCTGGTGGATCCTTCTGA
- the kduI gene encoding 5-dehydro-4-deoxy-D-glucuronate isomerase, with protein MKVRYTVGKGEYRRMTSAELREAFLVDLFEDGALNLLYCEVERAIIGAAVPTDTPLALEADRELAADFFCERREAGVLNIGGHGIVSVDGTDYVVEHLDVLYIGRGSKEVWFASEDAGQPARFHLVSYPAHTAYPTALARNADANKIELGTAEDSNRRTINQYIHENGIRSCQLTMGFTVLEPGSVWNTMPCHTHERRTEIYMYFGLDEESTVFHFMGPGDETRHMAVSNEQAVLSPMWSIHSGCGTRAYAFCWAMGGENQRFDDMDSIAIEELR; from the coding sequence ATGAAGGTACGCTATACGGTAGGTAAAGGTGAGTACAGGCGGATGACCTCGGCGGAACTGCGTGAGGCGTTCCTGGTCGATCTGTTTGAGGATGGCGCACTGAACCTCCTCTACTGCGAAGTGGAACGCGCCATCATCGGCGCCGCGGTCCCCACGGACACCCCGCTTGCGCTGGAAGCGGACCGGGAATTGGCCGCAGATTTCTTCTGCGAACGGCGCGAGGCGGGTGTACTCAACATCGGCGGCCATGGAATCGTGAGTGTGGACGGCACGGATTATGTCGTGGAGCACCTCGACGTTCTTTACATAGGCCGCGGCTCAAAAGAGGTATGGTTCGCCAGCGAAGATGCCGGTCAGCCGGCGCGGTTCCACCTGGTGAGCTACCCGGCCCACACGGCGTATCCGACCGCCCTGGCCCGGAATGCCGATGCGAACAAGATTGAGCTGGGAACGGCGGAGGACTCGAACAGACGCACGATCAACCAGTACATCCACGAGAACGGCATCCGGAGCTGCCAGCTCACGATGGGCTTTACCGTCCTCGAGCCGGGCAGCGTCTGGAATACGATGCCCTGCCACACGCACGAGCGCCGCACGGAGATCTACATGTACTTCGGGCTGGACGAAGAATCCACGGTATTTCATTTCATGGGCCCCGGCGACGAAACACGCCACATGGCGGTTTCGAACGAACAGGCGGTCCTCTCACCCATGTGGTCGATCCACTCCGGCTGCGGAACCCGGGCTTATGCCTTCTGCTGGGCCATGGGCGGCGAAAACCAGCGATTCGATGATATGGACTCCATCGCGATCGAGGAATTGAGATAG
- a CDS encoding gluconate 5-dehydrogenase: protein MIEQLFDLNGRVALVTGGTHGIGMAIGTALGKAGAKICVNDLDEAKLDSAGKQYAVNGIDAYTLVFDVTDEADVDAGLSRIEKEVGPVDILVNNAGIIKRIPILDMPVAEYRQVIDVDLVAPFIVSRRAVPGMIEKGGGKIINMCSMMSVYGRNSVSAYASAKGGLKLLTANMCCEWARHNIQVNGLGPGYIATAQTAPIREGGHPFNDLVMTRTPAGRWGEPEDVGNAALFLASGASNFVNGHVLYVDGGILANFGYVKGENDPV, encoded by the coding sequence GTGATAGAGCAATTATTTGATCTTAATGGCAGGGTTGCACTGGTAACGGGCGGAACGCATGGCATCGGCATGGCGATCGGGACGGCGCTGGGAAAGGCGGGCGCGAAGATCTGCGTCAATGATCTCGACGAAGCGAAACTGGATTCAGCCGGGAAACAATATGCCGTCAACGGCATCGATGCCTATACGCTCGTCTTCGATGTAACCGATGAGGCGGATGTGGATGCCGGGCTGTCGCGCATCGAAAAGGAAGTCGGCCCCGTCGATATTCTGGTCAATAACGCGGGCATCATTAAGCGCATTCCGATTCTCGATATGCCGGTTGCGGAATACAGACAGGTGATCGATGTCGACCTGGTGGCGCCCTTTATAGTGAGCAGGCGAGCAGTACCGGGCATGATCGAAAAGGGCGGCGGCAAGATCATCAACATGTGCTCAATGATGAGTGTATATGGCCGCAATTCGGTATCCGCCTACGCATCCGCCAAGGGCGGGCTCAAGCTGCTGACCGCCAATATGTGCTGTGAATGGGCCCGGCACAACATCCAGGTCAACGGCCTCGGTCCGGGCTACATCGCTACGGCGCAGACCGCGCCCATTCGCGAAGGCGGCCACCCGTTCAACGACCTCGTCATGACGCGCACTCCGGCGGGACGCTGGGGCGAGCCTGAAGATGTGGGGAATGCCGCCCTCTTCCTGGCCTCCGGGGCCAGCAATTTTGTCAACGGCCACGTGCTCTACGTCGACGGCGGCATCCTTGCCAACTTCGGTTACGTGAAGGGCGAAAACGACCCGGTCTAG
- a CDS encoding xylose operon transcription regulator XylR, translating into MGRKPRILIVIESARESGRALLAGISDYSRHFGHWEIHWHPVGFLGLKALSDVGDFDGILARNIADAETFEQHGVPVIIFAHLGPFRKGQVFECADDAAICERVARHFIQRGFSNFAFFGQRSTMWAANRRKAFRREVERSGFTLDTCMADCVTLEEMEDEETIERVCNWLRTLPKPVGLMAANDDAGRWLVQLCDLAGVHVPDDCAVVGVDNDPVVCGLSNPPLSSVSLHQHEAGYEAAAVLDRMMRGEAPGVTQIVGRVNEMVVRQSSDIFAIDDPAVVKALKFMQDHAHRPLRVADIAEAGGLYRRGLERRFKKYTNQTMGRYHRRLRGEHIAKLLRQSHWTLEQLAEECGFASAPLLSRFFSSVMGEGPSAYRKRIRSR; encoded by the coding sequence ATGGGAAGGAAGCCCCGCATACTGATTGTCATCGAATCCGCGCGAGAATCGGGACGGGCTCTGCTGGCCGGAATTTCGGACTACTCCCGCCATTTCGGACACTGGGAGATTCACTGGCATCCGGTAGGGTTCCTGGGGCTCAAGGCCCTTTCCGATGTCGGAGACTTCGATGGCATCCTCGCCCGGAACATCGCGGATGCGGAAACCTTTGAGCAGCACGGAGTCCCGGTCATCATCTTCGCACACCTGGGCCCGTTCCGGAAGGGGCAGGTCTTTGAGTGCGCCGATGACGCGGCCATCTGCGAACGGGTGGCGCGCCATTTCATTCAGCGCGGGTTCTCGAATTTCGCGTTTTTCGGGCAGCGCAGCACGATGTGGGCGGCCAATCGCCGGAAGGCGTTCCGGCGCGAGGTAGAACGTTCCGGTTTCACGCTCGACACCTGTATGGCCGACTGCGTGACGCTGGAGGAGATGGAAGACGAGGAGACCATCGAGCGCGTCTGCAACTGGCTCCGAACGCTGCCGAAACCGGTCGGGTTGATGGCGGCCAACGACGATGCGGGCCGCTGGCTGGTCCAGCTCTGCGATCTGGCGGGAGTTCATGTGCCTGACGACTGCGCCGTGGTCGGTGTCGACAACGATCCCGTGGTGTGCGGTCTGAGCAACCCGCCCCTTTCAAGCGTCTCTCTCCACCAGCACGAAGCGGGCTACGAAGCGGCGGCAGTGCTGGACCGCATGATGCGGGGGGAAGCCCCCGGCGTTACACAGATCGTCGGGCGGGTGAACGAGATGGTGGTGCGCCAGTCTTCGGACATCTTCGCCATAGACGATCCGGCGGTCGTCAAGGCGCTCAAATTCATGCAGGACCATGCACACCGACCGCTCCGGGTAGCCGACATTGCCGAGGCCGGCGGCCTGTACCGGCGCGGACTGGAACGGCGTTTTAAGAAGTATACGAACCAGACGATGGGCAGGTACCACCGCCGGCTCCGCGGAGAGCATATTGCGAAACTGCTCCGTCAGTCACATTGGACGCTTGAGCAGCTTGCCGAGGAGTGCGGCTTCGCCAGCGCACCGCTTCTCAGTCGTTTCTTCTCAAGCGTAATGGGGGAAGGCCCGTCAGCCTATCGCAAACGCATCCGATCACGATGA
- a CDS encoding TRAP transporter substrate-binding protein: MNKSASLFTGGFLLGALLASVMFSFVLRGKLSGGGAQGRTQTVLKLAHCLSTEHPVHQAMEYMKTHLEEISDGRMTVDIYPGSVLGSETQCIEMLQNGSLAMTKTSAAAMENFIPAMAVFGLPYIFRDADHYWKVLNGDIGRALLRKGETRFLYGLCYYDAGSRNFYSRGSPIRTPEDLEGLKIRVMNSETAIDMVKALGGAPTPIAWGELYSALAQGTVDGAENNPPSFISNRHYEVCKHFSLNGHTRIPDILMMSTRARDKLTPQQREWVQQAADASSEFQRALWKKETVAALKKAREEGVNIYTVDTAVFAARVQPMLRQVENPEVRELLDRIPEVH; the protein is encoded by the coding sequence ATGAATAAATCGGCATCCCTGTTTACCGGAGGCTTCCTCCTCGGCGCCCTGCTCGCGTCGGTGATGTTCTCCTTCGTGTTGCGCGGGAAACTCTCGGGCGGTGGAGCGCAGGGCCGGACGCAGACGGTCCTGAAACTGGCTCACTGCCTCAGCACCGAACACCCGGTGCATCAAGCGATGGAATACATGAAGACTCATCTGGAAGAGATCTCCGACGGCCGCATGACCGTCGATATTTATCCCGGCTCCGTGCTCGGCTCCGAAACGCAATGCATTGAGATGCTGCAGAACGGATCGCTCGCCATGACCAAAACCTCCGCCGCGGCCATGGAAAACTTCATTCCGGCGATGGCGGTCTTCGGCCTGCCCTATATCTTCCGCGACGCGGATCACTACTGGAAGGTGTTAAACGGCGACATCGGCAGAGCCCTGCTCAGGAAAGGCGAGACCCGATTCCTCTACGGACTCTGCTATTACGACGCCGGCAGCCGCAACTTCTACAGCCGGGGGAGTCCGATTCGTACGCCCGAGGATCTGGAAGGGCTCAAGATCCGTGTCATGAACAGCGAAACCGCGATCGATATGGTCAAAGCCCTGGGCGGGGCGCCCACCCCCATTGCCTGGGGCGAGCTTTATTCCGCGCTGGCGCAGGGCACGGTCGACGGCGCCGAGAATAATCCGCCCAGCTTCATTTCGAACAGGCACTACGAGGTCTGCAAACACTTCTCGCTAAATGGACACACCCGCATCCCGGACATTCTCATGATGAGCACCCGGGCCCGGGACAAACTTACCCCTCAGCAGCGGGAATGGGTGCAGCAGGCCGCCGATGCGTCCTCCGAATTTCAGCGCGCGCTATGGAAGAAGGAGACCGTTGCCGCCCTGAAAAAGGCCCGGGAGGAGGGGGTGAACATCTATACGGTAGATACGGCCGTCTTTGCCGCCAGGGTCCAGCCCATGCTCCGACAGGTTGAAAATCCGGAAGTGCGCGAACTGCTCGACCGGATTCCGGAGGTGCATTAA
- a CDS encoding TRAP transporter small permease encodes MTAALNAVLIVAVGLLVLDVVWGVFTRYIMGEQAKWTEELARFLLVWVALLGSAVAFGTKAHLGVDFFIHKLHPDMHKVMGVAAHLITLFFAGAIFLYGGSRFVIDALNMEQMTPALGWKMGYVYLALPIAGVFMVLYTLENLAETLAARPHDANAPEEVA; translated from the coding sequence ATGACGGCCGCACTTAACGCCGTGCTCATTGTCGCCGTCGGTTTGCTGGTGCTGGATGTAGTCTGGGGGGTCTTCACGCGCTACATCATGGGCGAACAGGCCAAGTGGACCGAAGAACTGGCGCGTTTCCTTCTCGTATGGGTCGCCCTGCTGGGGAGCGCGGTCGCTTTCGGCACAAAGGCGCACCTGGGGGTCGACTTCTTCATCCATAAACTCCATCCCGATATGCACAAAGTGATGGGCGTGGCGGCGCATCTGATAACCCTCTTTTTCGCCGGCGCCATTTTTCTGTACGGCGGGAGTCGTTTTGTCATCGATGCCCTGAACATGGAACAGATGACCCCCGCCCTCGGCTGGAAGATGGGCTACGTCTACCTGGCCCTGCCCATCGCCGGCGTGTTCATGGTGCTCTACACCCTCGAAAACCTGGCGGAAACCCTTGCCGCCCGACCGCATGACGCGAACGCCCCGGAGGAGGTGGCCTGA
- a CDS encoding TRAP transporter large permease → MGMVALVLVTVFLLLLVMHVPIAVSIALASFFAIVAAGMDPTLVLAGRMANGINSFALLAIPFFILSGHLMGRGGMARRLIDFAGALVGFLPGGLAYVNTLTCMLFGSISGSAAAAVSSVGGFMIPEMNRKGYSREFNVSVTTTAATTGLLIPPSNVMIVYSVAAGSVSIAAMFMAGVLPGILTGLFIMLVCGGFAFQKKYRREPRASLREILVSFKRAFLSLFLIVIVIGGILGGIFTATEAAAIAVVYALLLSVGLYREIPLKELPALLSRTGVTTAVVMLLIGASSGMSWIMTMANIPQTVSAALLGLSDNPVVILLTINLLLLFVGTFMDMTPAILIFTPIFLPVVTALGMHPVHFGIVLIANLCIGLCTPPVGTCLFIGCGVGQTTIARVTRTILPFFAAMIVALMVITYLPIVSLWLPVKTHQLKQAEVEKAAFMQTKATTTEEQ, encoded by the coding sequence ATGGGCATGGTCGCACTTGTGCTCGTCACCGTTTTTCTGCTCCTGCTCGTCATGCACGTGCCGATCGCGGTTTCGATCGCGCTGGCCTCGTTCTTTGCGATTGTCGCCGCGGGCATGGATCCCACCCTTGTGCTGGCCGGCAGGATGGCCAACGGGATCAACAGCTTTGCGCTGCTGGCCATCCCCTTTTTCATTCTCTCCGGCCATCTGATGGGCCGCGGCGGAATGGCGCGACGATTGATCGATTTCGCCGGGGCGCTGGTCGGGTTTCTGCCCGGCGGCCTGGCGTATGTCAACACGCTCACCTGTATGCTTTTCGGCTCGATCTCGGGGTCGGCCGCCGCGGCGGTCTCCTCGGTCGGCGGATTCATGATCCCGGAGATGAACCGCAAGGGCTACAGCCGCGAGTTCAACGTCTCGGTCACCACCACTGCCGCAACCACCGGGCTGCTTATCCCCCCCAGCAATGTCATGATCGTCTATTCGGTCGCCGCCGGGTCCGTCTCCATTGCTGCGATGTTCATGGCCGGCGTGCTGCCCGGCATTCTGACGGGACTCTTCATCATGCTGGTATGCGGCGGCTTCGCCTTCCAAAAGAAGTACCGCCGCGAGCCGCGAGCCTCGTTGCGGGAGATTCTGGTGAGCTTCAAGCGAGCCTTCCTGAGCCTTTTTCTGATCGTGATCGTGATCGGCGGCATTCTCGGCGGCATCTTCACCGCCACCGAGGCCGCTGCCATTGCCGTGGTCTACGCCCTGCTCCTCTCCGTAGGCCTCTACCGCGAGATCCCCCTGAAAGAGCTGCCCGCTCTGCTGAGCAGGACCGGCGTAACCACCGCCGTGGTGATGCTCCTTATCGGCGCCAGCTCGGGGATGAGCTGGATCATGACCATGGCCAATATCCCGCAAACCGTCAGCGCCGCCCTGCTGGGGCTCTCCGACAACCCCGTGGTGATTTTGCTGACTATCAACCTTCTGCTGCTCTTTGTCGGCACGTTTATGGATATGACGCCGGCCATCCTGATCTTCACCCCGATATTCCTGCCGGTCGTCACCGCGCTCGGCATGCACCCGGTCCACTTCGGGATCGTCCTGATCGCCAACCTCTGCATCGGCCTCTGTACCCCCCCGGTCGGCACCTGCCTCTTTATCGGCTGCGGAGTCGGACAAACCACGATCGCCAGGGTGACCCGTACCATCCTTCCCTTCTTTGCGGCCATGATCGTCGCCCTGATGGTAATCACCTACCTGCCGATCGTATCGCTATGGCTCCCGGTGAAAACCCACCAGCTTAAACAGGCCGAGGTGGAGAAAGCCGCATTTATGCAGACGAAAGCCACAACAACAGAGGAGCAATGA